GCCAAGGACCCGCGCTACGAGGACACGTTCCTTCTCGGGCCTAACCTGATCGAGCAGTTGCACAAGAAGACCGCGATCATGCGCGCGCACTGGCTGGATGTCCAGGACTATCTGGCCCCGCCGCTGAAATAGGGTTGGAATCAAGGATGGTAAGGTTGCGAGAGGTAGGGGAGGGTTTAAAACCCTCCCCTACGAGCTATTTGCTGGATTGCTTTCCCACGGTGCGATCGTTTTATAATAATTTTAATATAGCGACCTGGAGGTTCGATGTCTTTTCCGGGTAGAGTTCTGCTGCTTGTCGGCCTTTGTGCTCTGGCGGCGGCGCCGGCCAGGGCTTTCTACCGCCCGTCCGGTCACTGTCCGGTCCCGCCAGGGGCGGTGGCGGTAAGCGCTCCCGGCTTCTACGCCCGGGCCGGGACCACCTACATGCTGGACCGCGATGTGTCGAGCCCCGTGACCGGGTTTATCCTGGGCGAGGATGTGGTCCTGGACCTGAACGGGTACACGCTCACTTTCGCCGACTGCGGCTACGGCCACGTGCCGGACTACGGGTTCGAACAGGGCGGCCAGGGCTGGGATTTCTCGCAGGCCCCGGGCGCTAAGGTGGTCAACACGGAGGATGTGCACATCTTCATCGGGAAGAAAATCCTGAGCCTCGCCGCAGGGGACCAGATAGTCTCCGGCTGGGTGGAACTGCCCCTGGCCGGGCGCTCCTACCTGGCCATGTGCGGGGTGGCGAAGATGGACATGCGGGTGAGCCTCTACGTGGAGGATTCGAGCGGCGCCGAGGTGCGGGTGGAAACCATTTACGGCGACAGCAAGCGGGTGAGCTGCCCCACCGAGGACCGCGGCCCGCGCCTGGGCGGCGGGTTTGTGACCGCCCATCTGCAGGGCCTCCCCGCCGGGCGCTACCGGGTGCGGGTCAAAGCACTCACCGACTGCCTGGTGGACCAGATCGACATCCGCCCGGCCATGGATGTGGGCGTGGCCGTGATCGGCGGCACGCGGCCCTGGGCCCAGAACGACCAGCTCTACGAGGGCGACCCGGTGGCTTTCTTCGACCTCACCAAGCCTGGGACTGTCGAGCCGCTGGACAGCCTTCCCCGCGCCACCGGAGGCACTGTAACGATTCGCAACGGCGTGATCCGCAGCGCCGCGCGGGGTGTCCTGAGTTGGGGCGTGCAGTCTACCGCTTCCGGGGTCAAGGTTATCCTGGACAACGTGCGCGTGATCAACCAGGGGATCAACGCCACTGCGGTGGATGTGCCCCAGGGCACGCTCACCGACTGCCGCTTCGACATAGACACACCCTTCATAATCAACCGTCACGTGAGCGAGCACGCCGTGGTGCTGCGCGGGAGCGAGCCCTCCGAGCTGAGCTACTGCGAGTTCTACGGCGGCCAGGGCTGCCTGAATTTCCTGGGCCCGCACTCATCCATACACCACAACCTGTTCGTCAACCGCCAGACAGTGACCAACCACTACTGCGTGATGGCCCGCGGCGACAGCTCGAAGGTGTTCGCCAACCGTTTCGAGCCCGAGATCGGCTCCGGGCTGGAGGTGTTCCGGCACAAGTTCATCGACATCTTCGACAACGATTTCATCATCCAGGCCGCCCCTCCCACCTGCGAGTACGGGCACGAGGAATACAGCACCACCGCGATCCGCATCGCCGACTACAACGCCGCTCCCGGCGAGGAGGCAGGCTGCTGGGGCAACCGGGTCTACAACAACCGGATGACTATCACCGGACGGGCCTACCTGCGCTACGAGGGCTATATCCCCATGGCCTGGGCCGTGTTCTACAGCGCCAGCGGCGGGCCGAACTACTTTTTCGGCAACGAGATCACGGTGACCCAGCTTAACCCGGAAGCCGGGCCCAGGGCCGAGGCCGCGGCGTTCTACGTGGGCGGCGGCACAATCGGCGGCGAATTCTTCCGCAACCGGATCAGCGCCAATGTCCCGCCGATCTGGGTCGCCTCGCCCTACGGCGGAGCACATCAGGTAGTGTTCCGCGAGAACACCCTCATCCGCGCGGCAGGCGCGCCGGTCGATTGGAAACCGGTCCGCATGGGTTGGATGCCGCGCGAGGACTGCATAGCCACCGGGATCGAGTTCCGCTCCAACACGATCCAGGGCGCGCCGTTCGGGGTGCAGGCGACTGACCAGGCGCACAGCTACATTGTGTACTGGACCCTGAAACTGCGGGTCGAGGGGCCCGCCGGGACCGCTCTGCCGGAGCGCGAGGTGACTATGGCCGACCGCAGCGGCAAGGTGGTTTTCACCGGGCGTACGGACAGCCGGGGAGAATTGAGCACCGAGCTGCAGGAATATGCTTTCTCCGGTGGAAAACAAGCCGAGAGCTCGCCTTACACTGTCACCTGCGGGGGCGTGAAACGCAAGGTCGAGCTGAAAGCCGACACGACGCTGACTCTGACCCTGAAGAAGTGAGCGGTTTCCAGTTGGTATATAAATTATTGTAATGGGGGGCGAGCATGAAGATGCGATTCTGTCTGGCTGCCCTGGCTGCCGCGGCACTGCTGCCCGCCGGGATGAGAGCCGCGGAGAGCGGACCTGCGGCTCAGGTGCAGATCACGCCGCTGCGCCTGGACCGCTCGCGCCCGGCGCGCTATGCCCGTTCGTTCCGCACCCCGGACGGCGATATACACCTGCTGGGCTTTTTCAAGATCACCGACCGGGGCAGCCGGGTGGTGGTGCGCGCCGATTCCGAGCCGCCCTGGTTGCCCACCGACCTGAACGAGGCCAAGATCAACACCTTTTTCTACCGTCCCGGCCTGTTCCTGGGCCTGATGAACAAGGTCGAAACGGACACCGGAGGGACTTACGCAGGACGTATCTGGCGCTCGACCGATGAGCTGAAAACCCTGCGCGAAGAAAAGACGCTTCTGGTTATCCCCGAGGCTGGCCGGGTGGATTTCGGCACTCCGGAGCTGTGGGCCGGGCTGTTTTTCCACCGCGGGGTGGTGGAGCTCAAGGATGGCTCCCTGCTGGCGGCGATGTACGGTAATTTCGAGGCGGACTCGATCGCGCCCACCAACCCGCAGAGCAAGATCGAATCAAAGTTCAAGCTGCGCACTTTTGTCGCCCGCTCCACCGACAACGGCAGCACCTGGCGCTACCTGTCGAGCGTGGCTGTGCCCGAACGCGCGCACCCGGATGACAGCGAGGGCTACAACGAGTGGAGTATCGTGCGCTTGGAGGACGGGCGCCTGTTAGGGATAATCCGCACCGGGCATTTCACGCCACTGGTGGCGGTCTGGAGTGCGGATGAGGGCCGCTCCTGGAGCGAGCCGCGTGTTCCCGAAGGATTGGGCCCGGCCGGGGTGGACCCGAACCTGCTGCGCCTGGCGGATGGCCGTCTGGCTCTGGCGTTCGGCGAGATGGCCCAGCCGCCCGACTCGGTGGACCGCGAGCAGTACTGGCGCAATTTCTCCAGCGGCGACCACCGCCGGCGCTGCCGCCTGGCGCTCAGCCGCGACAAAACTGGTGAGTCCTGGCAGACAATCGATATCTCGGACCTGGGCGACCGCAGCGCGTACGGCACGATCTACGAGGTCGCACCCGACACCCTGCTCTACCAGTCCGACCTGGAACTCTGGCGCATAGGCCTGCCGCCGCAGTGAGACCGTGAGTCTGGGGGCGGGAGGGATCCTTTTGCAAAAGGTTCCCTCCCGCCCCCAGACCCCCACTCGCCTTCCAAAAACTTTTACTAAGGGTAATTATTGCTGATTTCATCCCAATTACGGCCCACGCCGGCTTTGCTGTCTTCGCCGAAACGAAAGCAGGAATGGTATGATAACAGATTGATGATATCGAGTCAGCATAAGACGCAGACGGACCAGCAGAAAAATGCAGGGGCGCGGCTTGCCGCGCCCCATATACAAATTAAAACATAAGTATTCCTTCCCCCGGTCCTACTGCTTCTTCTCCACCCGGAAAATGGTCTCCTCCCAGGGACCGAGTTTCACGTGCGTACCCGATAATTTCTGCAGGCGGCGCAGGTCGGTGATCGCGCCCAGCGGGGATTCGCCTTTCAGGTCGAACTCGACCGGACTGTCCCCCACGTTGCTGGCGTAGACCAGCCAGCCACCGTCGTATTCTATCCCGCGCACCTCCGCGCCGGTCACCAGGGAGTTGTCCGCGCCCACGCCCAGCACCGGGCGGGCCAGGCCGACACTTGCGGCCAGCGGCTCCAGCACCCTGTGATAGGCCAGCGGCTCCAGTGGGGCGGCCAGGTAGTAGAGACGTCCCTTGCCGCGCGTCACCAAAACCAGCCCCGGGGCGCCGTCATCCAGACGCGCCAGCACCCGGTTTCTCCCGGCGTCCAGGCTCTGCACCAGGCCCTCGGCCTGCAGGCTGACCGCCTGGCCGGCGAATATGTCCGCCTTCTCCGTGGTCATTTCACGCCGCACCTCGCCGTACAGGAGGGTCTGGCTGTAGCTCTGGTCATAGTTCTTCACCATCCCGCCCTGGCCCAGCACCGGCGGCAGGGTGACTCCTTTCACCTTGAGCCCCAGGCCGGCCAGCCCGTCGTTCCCCCGCGCATACTGATCGAACAGGAAACTCTCCGGGATCACCAGCGCCGTGCCGCCGCGCTCCACGTAGCTCAGCACGGCTTGGACCACCTCGGGCGGCAGGTACTTGACCGCCGGGACAATCAGCAGGCGGCAGCGGTCGAGTTTGCCGGAGAGGGCCTGGCGCTCGGTCACGAACCCCACCCGCGCTCCCAGGAAACGCGAGCCCTCCCAGGCTTTACCCATGGTTTCGAGATAGGGGGTTGACCAGGCCTGGTGGAGGTCGGGCGGCACCTGGATGATGCAGGTTTTCGAGTACAGCAGCAGCACCTCAGGCTCCGGCCCGTAGAAAGCCGCGATCTCCCGGTTCAGGCGGCGCACGTCCAGCGACAGGCGCAGGATGTCATCGATGTCACCGAGCGAGATATCCCAGCTTGTCAGCACCGAACTCGACCCGCCGCTCGGGTACTCCGGGTTGGCCGAGTCCCACTTGTACTTGGCCAGGGTGGATTTGCCGTGCAGGAAATGCAGCAGGGTGTTGTGCACGTTGCCGCCGGCTTCCGGCTCCACCATCACCATACGGCGGTCGGCCAGCGAGGGCATCAGGTCGCTGAAAATGAGCGAGTGGCCCGATTCGTTGAGGATTACGTCGTCCACCTCGTTCACGATCAACTCCTCATCGATGCCGGTGGTGCTGTTGCTGGCCGAAAGCATGCTGCTCGTGCCTCCGGCGCAGATCGGGACCACCGGGTCGAGCTTGCGCATCTCGGATTTGATCCATTTCATGTGGTCGGTGAAGCGCCGGTTGTTGAACAGGGCCCAGTCGTACCAGGCCGCGCGGTTGATATCGGGCAGCGGTGCGGCGTTGCGGCACTCCGGCGCCCGGATCGAGTCCCAGTCCGCATAGGCTGTTCCCCAGGCCGCGTTGACTTTCTCCAGCGAGGCGTACTTGTCCTTGAGCCACTGACGGAACATCTGCTGGCTTTTGTCGCAATAGCAGATGTACATCAGTTCGTAGCCCATGATGTTGTAGAGCAGGTCGGGATTGCGCAGCCAGTTGTCGGCGGCGGGCTTCATGGACTGGAGGATCGCCTCTTTCATGTGCTCGCTTTCCAGGCAGATCACCACGTTTTCGATCCGGCCGCCCTCGGACCAGCGGTCCTTGATCAGGTGGCCGCACCAGCCGTCCCAGCCCACGCGGTGCGTGTCCGGGTACTTGTGGAACGCCGCGTAGACCGGCGTGCTCTCAACGTTGAAACGCGAGGCCCCGCCCACGGTGTAGCTTTCGAGGACATGGTCGTAGGGCCCGAAATACTGACGCAGCTCCCGGCCGATATGGCCGTGCATGGCGTACAGGATCACCGGGTCGCCGTTGTCGTAGCGGAAGAACCCGTCCCGGATGGGCAGGCCCTTGAGCGGGGGATAGGGCCTGGCGTAGCGCGCCTGCTGCTCCAGCGGCGGGACAGCCGCGCCCGAGGCCAGCAGCGAGTCGATCTCATTCGCGGCGCGGCCGCACGAGGTCACGATGTGTTCCAGTATCTCGCTCTCCCGGCGCTCGCTCTGGAACCAGACCAGCTTGCGGCGGTCCTGAAGGCCGATCCCGGCGGTGATCAGCGGGACACGCCAGTAGAGCGAGAACCAGCCGGCTTTTTCGGCGCGTTCCACCGCCCCGTTCAGGCGGTCCACGGCCGCGGCGGCCTTTTCCCTGAGGATGGCAATCTCCGGCTCTGGGACCAGCTTGTCGAACGGTGTGGCCAGGCGGCTGCGGACCTCTGAGTTGTCCACCAGCACCAGGCAGTCGCGCGGTTGGACCCGCGAGGCGCTCTGTGGATCTTCCTCTCCCCGCACCAGGCGCAGGTTGTCCAGGTAAAGTGTCCCGCCGATCCGTCCGAACTCCAGGCGGAAACGCCGGATGCGGTCCAGGGCGAGCGGGCGGTCGTTGTTCTCGACCATCATTTTCTTGAGCTGAAACTCGTAGTGGTTCCAGCCGGGGTTGATGAACAGCCGCTGCGTGCCGCGGTAGCTCTGGCCGTAGGTTTCCGCCTGCTCGTCGTCCCCCAGCTCGTCGAAAATCCAGAACGTGCCGAAACGCACGTTTTCCTGCGGGCTGAAAATGTCGAAACGCAGGTAATCGTAAGCGGACCAGTCCTTGGGCAGAGACTCGCTCTCGAGGATGCGGCTCGATCGTTCGCCCAGGTCCAACCGGAGAGAGCCGCTGCCGTGGGTGGCGCTGTCTGCGCTCAGGCTCACCGGGCCGTGCCACCGGGCCAGGGACTCCTGACCCTCGAAATCATCCAGCACCAGGACATCACCCCGGCCCTGGCCGCAACCGGCCACTGTGAGCCAGACCAGGAACAGGATACGGATGGCAGGTGATATACAACTTTTCATATCGGTCCCCAGTCCGTTGAATGAGTGAAGTCCGGGTATTCGATCCGGAACCTCAGTGTTTCAATCGCCGCCGAAGTGTCAGTGACCTTTTTCCACCCGGAAGATAGTCTCCTGCCAGGGGGCGAGAGTCACGCGCGCGCCGGGCAGTTTTTCCAGGCTGCGCAGGTCAGTCACCGCGCCCAGGGACGAGGCGCCTTTCAGGTCGAACTCCAGCGCCTTGCCGCCCAGGTTGCAGGCGTAGACCAGGTAGTCCGAGCCGCGCTCCACCGCGCGGACCTCGGCTCCGGTAAGCAGGGAGCCATCCGCCGCGACCGCGGTGACCGGACGGTTCAGCCCGGTCAGCCGGGCCAGGGGCTCGAACAGGCTGTGGTAGCCGTCCGGGTTGAGCGGCGAGGCCAGGTAGTAGAGCCGTCCCGAGCCGATACGCTCCAGGACCAGTCCCGGGCTGCCGTCCGGAAGCTGGGCCAGCACCTCGCCCGCGCCGGGGTCGAGGCGCTGCAGCAGGCCCTCGGCCTCCAGGCTGACCGGGGCTGTCCCTGAGAAAATGTCCTTGCCCGCGGTCTGCATCACGTTGCGCGCGTTGCCGTAGACCACGTTCTGCGAGGTGCTCATGTCGTAGTTGCGCACGTTCTCGCCGCGGCCCAGGCGCTCGGGCAGGCTCACCGACTGCACCTTGAGGCCGAAGCCGCCAAGACGGTCACTCTCGTGGGCGTACTGGTCGAACAGGAAGCTTTCCGGGATCACCAGCGCCGTGCCGCCGGCACGGACATAGGCCGCCACCGAGTCGGCCACCTCGGGCGGGATGTACTTGGCAGCCGGTACGACCAGCAGCTTGAACTTGCCGAGCTTGCCCTCCAGCACCTGCTTCTCTGAGACGAATCCCACCCGGCAGCCCAGGAACCGCGCGCCCTCCCAGGCCTTGCCCAGGGCCTCCAGGTAGGGGGTGCGCCCGGCGCCGGCCAGTTCGGGCGGCACCTGCAGGATGCTGGTCTTGGAGTACAGGATCGCCAGCTCAGGCTCGGGCCGCGAGAACTCCGCGATCTCACCACTCAAACGGCGCACATCCAGGCCCAGGCGCAACATCTCGTCCACGTCCGCCAGCGAAACTTCCCAGCTCTGCGGGAACGAGGAGCCGTCGATGGAGTGGTACTCCCGGCTGACCGTGCGCGCCCACCACCATTTGCCGATGGCGCTCTTGCCGTGCAGGAACTGCAGCAGGGTGCCGTGCGGGCCGCCGCTCATCTCCGGGTCGACCATCGCTTTTTTCTTCTCGCTCAGGCTGGTGAGCAGGTCGCTGAAGATGCAACTGTGGCCCGACTCGTTCAGGATCACGTCATCCACCTCGTTGATTATCAGCTCCTCGTCGATCCCGGTGGTGCTGTTGGAGGCGGAGAGCATGCTGCTGGTGCCGCCGGCGCAGATCGCCACCGTGGAGTCGAGCTTGAGCATCTCCTGCTTGACCCAGACCAGATGGTCGGTGAAACGGCGGTTGTTGAACAGGGCCCAGTCATACCAGGCGGCGCGGTTGACATCCGGCAGGGGGGCAGCGTTTTTCGTCTCCGGGGCGCGCACCTGGTCGAATGACTTGTAATCCGTGCGCCAGACCGCGTTGAGCTTGTCCAGAGCGCCGTATTTCGCTTTCAGCCAGTCGCGGAACATCTGCTGGCTGCGGTCGCAGTAGCAGATATACATCAGCTCGTAGGCCATGATGTTGTACATCAGGTTCGGGTTGTTCTTCCATTCCAGGTAATGCAGGCGCATGAACTCTTTCAGCGCCTCCTTGATGTGCGGGCTTTCCAGGCAGATCACCACGTTCTCTTTCCTGCCGCCCTCGGACCACTGGTCCTTGATCAGGTGGCCGCACCAGCCGTCCCAGCCCACGCGATGGGTGTCGGGGTACTTGTGGAACGCGCGGTAGACCGGGCTTTCCTCGATGTTGTAGCGCGAGCCGCCGCCCACGGTGTAGCTTTCCAGACGGTGGGTGTAGGGGGCGAAATAGTCGAGCAGGGGCCCGCGCTCGACCAGCATCATCCCCAGCACCTCCAGCGGCTTGCCCTCGGCGTCCCGGAAGAAACCCTCCCGCTGGGGAAGGCCGCGCAGCTTGGGATAGGGTTGCACGTACCACTTCTGCGGGTTGACATCGTCCTCCGGCTCCTCGATCAGCTCGCGGTCCAGGCCGCTGAGCAGGCCGTCCACCTTTTCCCGCATCCCACGGCAGGAGCGGATCACGTACTCCAGTATCTCCTTTTCCTTTTCCGGGCTCTGGTACCAGACCAGCTTGCTGCGGATATCCAGCCCCACCTGGGCCGTGATCAGCGGTATCTGCCAGTAGAGCGTCGCGTACCCCATCATTTTGGCGGCGTCCACCTCGCGCTGCAGGAGCTCCACTTCACGGCGGGCGGTCTCGCGCAGGGTCAGGATTTCGGCCGGACGCTTTAGCTGGTCCTCCGGGCCATAAAGCTCCGGGTAGACATAACGGTCGATCACCGTGACCCGGCAGTCCCAGGGTCCGGCCTTCGAGGCGGCGGCGGTCTCCTCATCGCCCGAACTCAGGCGCATGTTATCCAGGTAAAGCGCCGTGGCTCTTATCCCGCCCAGGCCGAGGCGCAGGCTGCGGATACTGCTCAGGTCAAGGTTGCGCGCGCCGCTTTCCAGGCGCAGCGAGTGCAGGTCGAACTGGAAATGGTTCCAGCCGGTGTTGAGCACGATTTTCTCGCCCCGGTAGGAGGTGCCCTGGAACTCGGCCTCCTCCGCGCCGCCCGTGGCCCCGTCGAATATCTGTATCTCGCCGATCTGCACCGTGCCGGAGGGGTTGTAGATATCGAAGCGGAGCCATTGCCAGGCGCTCCAGTCGACGACAGAGAACTTGTCGGTGAACAGGAAACGGCTGAGCGGGTCGGAGAGGTCGATTTTCAGACTCTTCGCACCGTGGGCCACGTATTCGGTGTTCAGGGAAAGCTTGCCCTGCCAGCGCTCGAGCGAGGCGCCGGATTCGAAATCATCCAGCGGGAGTGTTTTCGCCTGCAGCGCGGGAGCGAGGGCAAGGCCGAGCAGAATGGTCAGCACGGACAAAGTTCTAAGCTTCATGGAGGTTGTCCTTTCCTGGGGTCGGATCGGCTGGGAGTGTGGTACTGTTATTCGCAATTCCGGAATCGGTGTTTACGAAAATGAGAATGTAAGTTGCGGCGGGGACGGCTTATCTTGCGGTCCGTCAAGACAAAAACGGCTGCAAGGTCAGCTTCGCCTCTTTTTCAGCAATTCCCGGGCCTTGCCCTGCGAGGGGTTCACCTGCGTGAACCCTTTCACGCGACTTGCCGAATGCGCGGCGCGCGCCTATACTTGTGCTTTCGGCAAAG
The genomic region above belongs to bacterium and contains:
- a CDS encoding glycoside hydrolase; translated protein: MKMRFCLAALAAAALLPAGMRAAESGPAAQVQITPLRLDRSRPARYARSFRTPDGDIHLLGFFKITDRGSRVVVRADSEPPWLPTDLNEAKINTFFYRPGLFLGLMNKVETDTGGTYAGRIWRSTDELKTLREEKTLLVIPEAGRVDFGTPELWAGLFFHRGVVELKDGSLLAAMYGNFEADSIAPTNPQSKIESKFKLRTFVARSTDNGSTWRYLSSVAVPERAHPDDSEGYNEWSIVRLEDGRLLGIIRTGHFTPLVAVWSADEGRSWSEPRVPEGLGPAGVDPNLLRLADGRLALAFGEMAQPPDSVDREQYWRNFSSGDHRRRCRLALSRDKTGESWQTIDISDLGDRSAYGTIYEVAPDTLLYQSDLELWRIGLPPQ
- a CDS encoding beta-galactosidase gives rise to the protein MKSCISPAIRILFLVWLTVAGCGQGRGDVLVLDDFEGQESLARWHGPVSLSADSATHGSGSLRLDLGERSSRILESESLPKDWSAYDYLRFDIFSPQENVRFGTFWIFDELGDDEQAETYGQSYRGTQRLFINPGWNHYEFQLKKMMVENNDRPLALDRIRRFRLEFGRIGGTLYLDNLRLVRGEEDPQSASRVQPRDCLVLVDNSEVRSRLATPFDKLVPEPEIAILREKAAAAVDRLNGAVERAEKAGWFSLYWRVPLITAGIGLQDRRKLVWFQSERRESEILEHIVTSCGRAANEIDSLLASGAAVPPLEQQARYARPYPPLKGLPIRDGFFRYDNGDPVILYAMHGHIGRELRQYFGPYDHVLESYTVGGASRFNVESTPVYAAFHKYPDTHRVGWDGWCGHLIKDRWSEGGRIENVVICLESEHMKEAILQSMKPAADNWLRNPDLLYNIMGYELMYICYCDKSQQMFRQWLKDKYASLEKVNAAWGTAYADWDSIRAPECRNAAPLPDINRAAWYDWALFNNRRFTDHMKWIKSEMRKLDPVVPICAGGTSSMLSASNSTTGIDEELIVNEVDDVILNESGHSLIFSDLMPSLADRRMVMVEPEAGGNVHNTLLHFLHGKSTLAKYKWDSANPEYPSGGSSSVLTSWDISLGDIDDILRLSLDVRRLNREIAAFYGPEPEVLLLYSKTCIIQVPPDLHQAWSTPYLETMGKAWEGSRFLGARVGFVTERQALSGKLDRCRLLIVPAVKYLPPEVVQAVLSYVERGGTALVIPESFLFDQYARGNDGLAGLGLKVKGVTLPPVLGQGGMVKNYDQSYSQTLLYGEVRREMTTEKADIFAGQAVSLQAEGLVQSLDAGRNRVLARLDDGAPGLVLVTRGKGRLYYLAAPLEPLAYHRVLEPLAASVGLARPVLGVGADNSLVTGAEVRGIEYDGGWLVYASNVGDSPVEFDLKGESPLGAITDLRRLQKLSGTHVKLGPWEETIFRVEKKQ
- a CDS encoding beta-galactosidase; this translates as MKLRTLSVLTILLGLALAPALQAKTLPLDDFESGASLERWQGKLSLNTEYVAHGAKSLKIDLSDPLSRFLFTDKFSVVDWSAWQWLRFDIYNPSGTVQIGEIQIFDGATGGAEEAEFQGTSYRGEKIVLNTGWNHFQFDLHSLRLESGARNLDLSSIRSLRLGLGGIRATALYLDNMRLSSGDEETAAASKAGPWDCRVTVIDRYVYPELYGPEDQLKRPAEILTLRETARREVELLQREVDAAKMMGYATLYWQIPLITAQVGLDIRSKLVWYQSPEKEKEILEYVIRSCRGMREKVDGLLSGLDRELIEEPEDDVNPQKWYVQPYPKLRGLPQREGFFRDAEGKPLEVLGMMLVERGPLLDYFAPYTHRLESYTVGGGSRYNIEESPVYRAFHKYPDTHRVGWDGWCGHLIKDQWSEGGRKENVVICLESPHIKEALKEFMRLHYLEWKNNPNLMYNIMAYELMYICYCDRSQQMFRDWLKAKYGALDKLNAVWRTDYKSFDQVRAPETKNAAPLPDVNRAAWYDWALFNNRRFTDHLVWVKQEMLKLDSTVAICAGGTSSMLSASNSTTGIDEELIINEVDDVILNESGHSCIFSDLLTSLSEKKKAMVDPEMSGGPHGTLLQFLHGKSAIGKWWWARTVSREYHSIDGSSFPQSWEVSLADVDEMLRLGLDVRRLSGEIAEFSRPEPELAILYSKTSILQVPPELAGAGRTPYLEALGKAWEGARFLGCRVGFVSEKQVLEGKLGKFKLLVVPAAKYIPPEVADSVAAYVRAGGTALVIPESFLFDQYAHESDRLGGFGLKVQSVSLPERLGRGENVRNYDMSTSQNVVYGNARNVMQTAGKDIFSGTAPVSLEAEGLLQRLDPGAGEVLAQLPDGSPGLVLERIGSGRLYYLASPLNPDGYHSLFEPLARLTGLNRPVTAVAADGSLLTGAEVRAVERGSDYLVYACNLGGKALEFDLKGASSLGAVTDLRSLEKLPGARVTLAPWQETIFRVEKGH